In the genome of Salmo trutta chromosome 18, fSalTru1.1, whole genome shotgun sequence, one region contains:
- the rsph10b gene encoding radial spoke head 10 homolog B isoform X3, with amino-acid sequence MAKGDKKKKPEKTTPEQSLSTFLSNGSHAGVVSEPHVLDEESGHETDVMTASFSSQPPLADKQLERSDDAFHEVPVLPNIIVQRYEGEKYLEQFHGEGVAYFQGGHVYKGMFSVGVMHGHGLYTWADGVKYEGEFAFNVPMGHGTYTWLDGSCYEGEVCSGIRHGVGTYRCANSSVIYRGQWHHSKRHGKGTIYYNQEATSWYEGELVNNNREGWGVRCYPSGNLYEGQWRNNVRHGEGRMRWLQLGQQYSGIWENGFQHGQGTHTWFLRRVTGSQYPLRNEYTGDFVQGLRHGQGSFYYASGALYKGEWKDNKKHGQGKFIFKNGRIFEGEFVDDHMAEFPAFCLDGANTPDLSGIRTHTPHPEDSESPRRAPGGDSGSGPALLGPDMALDITALLENLPENQRDLQLKQVEFVVLRHIAELRAIYSFYSSLGHDQSPDNTFLLSRLQLWRLLKDCSIHQQGITLAQVDRYICAEDVPSEDIHSPFSTMLLRRFLSCVVVLAYNTYHKDIEPSDTILVACLSKLMRENIIPNAMNVKGLLFPKPMHAVIAVNYIEKCWEIYKAFCRANPTPLADQTMTVRHFIWMFKDLSLFDAELTTGKLLEILSVENPAAYDRYYCNLDLEMTFLEFFEALLGCAEVSDQRDGQTSSDSQMESCPLADTPGERTRDSPLQRSSQRHSPLTGPTAKSSNPNISPDVGSVKSLEMGKSKEILQLSTSEEMEPRQSPNAAGNLTSQTGGGGSATHLSDTERREDSGGARSAVEAKVSNHPPHDHPPSTEPVEDRSGAGMTSCPAETELDSWVQRTHQFFTQRFFPAYEYSLELRREVQEERLRQTALARIALAKAKEDARLREQWEAEEEERRREEEEDEEAERVEGPEDDLNPSPAAQTPVASTTSVVITKQSPATAAKKKRK; translated from the exons ATGGCGAAAGGGGATAAAAAGAAAAAACCCGAGAAAACGACTCCCGAACAGTCATTAAGTACATTTTTGTCAAATGGCTCCCATGCTGGTGTTGTATCAGAACCACACGTGTTAGATGAAGAGTCGGGACATGAAACAGATGTAATGACTGCCTCATTTTCTTCACAACCACCACTCGCCGACAAACAACTTGAGAGAAGTGATGATGCATTTCATGAGGTCCCTGTTCTTCCTAATATTATTGTCCAGAG GTACGAGGGAGAAAAGTATCTAGAGCAGTTCCATGGAGAAGGTGTGGCATATTTTCAGGGAGGACATGTCTACAAG GGTATGTTTTCAGTAGGAGTCATGCATGGACATGGTCTGTACACATGGGCAGATGGCGTGAAATATGAG GGTGAGTTTGCATTCAATGTGCCCATGGGCCATGGGACATACACCTGGCTGGATGGTAGCTGTTATGAGGGAGAGGTGTGCAGTGGAATCCGCCATGGTGTGGGGACATATAGGTGTGCCAATTCCTCTGTGATATACAGAGGGCAGTGGCATCACAGCAAAAGGCATGGAAAG GGTACAATATACTATAACCAGGAAGCGACGTCCTGGTATGAGGGAGAATTGGTAAACAATaacagagagggatggggagtcCGATG TTACCCCTCTGGGAACCTGTATGAGGGCCAGTGGAGGAACAACGTGAGACATGGAGAGGGCAGGATGAGGTGGCTGCAGCTGGGTCAGCAGTATAGCGGGATATGGGAGAATGGGTTCCAG CATGGACAGGGGACCCACACATGGTTCCTGAGGAGAGTGACAGGCTCTCAGTATCCCCTAAGGAATGAGTACACTGGGGACTTTGTCCAGGGGCTGAGGCATGGCCAGGGCAGCTTCTACTACGCAAGCGGGGCTCTTTACAAAGGAGAGTGGAAGGACAACAAAAAACATGGACAG GGAAAGTTCATTTTTAAAAATGGACGCATATTTGAAGGGGAGTTTGTGGACGACCACATGGCAGAGTTCCCAGCGTTCTGCCTGGATGGTGCGAACACCCCTGATCTGAGTGGGATTAGAACGCACACTCCCCATCCTGAGGACA GTGAATCCCCCAGAAGAGCACCAGGAGGAGACTCAGGCAGTGGTCCAGCCCTGCTTGGGCCTGACATGGCTCTGGACATCACTGCTCTGCTGGAGAACCTCCCAGAGAACCAGAGAGACCTGCAGCTCAAACAG GTGGAATTTGTGGTGCTGAGACACATAGCAGAACTGAGGGCCATCTATAGCTTCTACAGTAGTCTGGGCCATGATCAGTCCCCAGACAATACCTTCTTGCTGTCCCGCCTGCAGCTCTGGAGACTCCTCAAGGATTGCAGCATCCACCAGCAAGGCATCACCCTGGCCCAGGTTGACCGCTACATCTGTG CAGAGGATGTCCCTTCCGAGGACATCCACTCTCCCTTCAGCACCATGCTGCTCAGAAGGTTCCTCAGCTGTGTTGTGGTTCTGGCCTACAACACCTACCATAAGGACATAGA gCCCTCTGATACCATACTGGTTGCATGTTTGTCCAAGCTGATGAGGGAGAACATCATCCCTAATGCCATGAATGTAAAAG GGCTGTTGTTCCCCAAACCCATGCATGCTGTGATTGCTGTCAACTACATTGAGAAGTGCTGGGAGATCTACAAGGCCTTCTGCAGAGCCAACCCAACCCCCCTAGCTGACCAAACCATGACTGTCAGGCACTTCATATGGATGTTTAAG GACCTTAGTCTGTTTGATGCTGAGCTGACCACAGGGAAACTCCTAGAGATCCTCTCTGTAGAGAACCCAGCAGCTTACGACCGCTACTACTGCAACCTAGACCTAGAG ATGACGTTCCTGGAGTTCTTTGAGGCGTTGCTGGGCTGTGCAGAGGTTAGCGATCAGAGGGATGGTCAGACCTCCTCAGACAGCCAGATGGAGAGCTGCCCTCTGGCTGACACCCCTGGGGAGAGGACCAGAGACAGCCCTCTACAGAGGTCCTCACAGCGGCATTCCCCTCTGACTGGACCTACTGCAAAGTCATCAAACCCCAACATCTCTCCTGATGTGGGTAGTGTCAAATCACTGGAG ATGGGAAAATCCAAGGAGATTCTCCAGCTGTCTACATCTGAAGAGATGGAGCCCAGACAGAGTCCCAATGCGGCAGGCAACCTCACATCACAGACTGGGG GTGGTGGGTCAGCAACCCACTTGTCagacactgagaggagagaggactcagGTGGGGCTAGATCAGCAGTGGAGGCCAAAGTGTCAAACCACCCTCCCCATGATCATCCCCCCAGCACAG AGCCTGTTGAAGACAGGAGTGGAGCAGGTATGACTTCCTGCCCTGCTGAGACTGAACTGGACAGCTGGGTCCAGAGGACCCACCAGTTCTTTACCCAGAGGTTCTTCCCAGCGTACGAGTACAGCCTGGAGCTGAGGAGGGAGGTGCAGGAAGAGAGGCTGAGGCAGACGGCACTAGCCCGCATCGCTCTGGCTAAGGCTAAGGAAGACGCCAG GTTGAGGGAACAGtgggaggcagaggaggaggagagacggagggaagaagaagaggatgaggaggcaGAGCGAGTAGAAGGGCCAGAGGATGACCTTAACCCGTCTCCAGCGGCTCAGACGCCTGTGGCCTCCACCACCTCTGTGGTCATCACCAAACAGTCGCCTGCCACCGCAGCCAAGAAGAAGAGGAAATAG
- the rsph10b gene encoding radial spoke head 10 homolog B isoform X2: MAKGDKKKKPEKTTPEQSLSTFLSNGSHAGVVSEPHVLDEESGHETDVMTASFSSQPPLADKQLERSDDAFHEVPVLPNIIVQRYEGEKYLEQFHGEGVAYFQGGHVYKGMFSVGVMHGHGLYTWADGVKYEGEFAFNVPMGHGTYTWLDGSCYEGEVCSGIRHGVGTYRCANSSVIYRGQWHHSKRHGKGTIYYNQEATSWYEGELVNNNREGWGVRCYPSGNLYEGQWRNNVRHGEGRMRWLQLGQQYSGIWENGFQHGQGTHTWFLRRVTGSQYPLRNEYTGDFVQGLRHGQGSFYYASGALYKGEWKDNKKHGQGKFIFKNGRIFEGEFVDDHMAEFPAFCLDGANTPDLSGIRTHTPHPEDSESPRRAPGGDSGSGPALLGPDMALDITALLENLPENQRDLQLKQVEFVVLRHIAELRAIYSFYSSLGHDQSPDNTFLLSRLQLWRLLKDCSIHQQGITLAQVDRYICEDVPSEDIHSPFSTMLLRRFLSCVVVLAYNTYHKDIEPSDTILVACLSKLMRENIIPNAMNVKGTGLLFPKPMHAVIAVNYIEKCWEIYKAFCRANPTPLADQTMTVRHFIWMFKDLSLFDAELTTGKLLEILSVENPAAYDRYYCNLDLEMTFLEFFEALLGCAEVSDQRDGQTSSDSQMESCPLADTPGERTRDSPLQRSSQRHSPLTGPTAKSSNPNISPDVGSVKSLEMGKSKEILQLSTSEEMEPRQSPNAAGNLTSQTGGGGSATHLSDTERREDSGGARSAVEAKVSNHPPHDHPPSTEPVEDRSGAGMTSCPAETELDSWVQRTHQFFTQRFFPAYEYSLELRREVQEERLRQTALARIALAKAKEDARLREQWEAEEEERRREEEEDEEAERVEGPEDDLNPSPAAQTPVASTTSVVITKQSPATAAKKKRK; the protein is encoded by the exons ATGGCGAAAGGGGATAAAAAGAAAAAACCCGAGAAAACGACTCCCGAACAGTCATTAAGTACATTTTTGTCAAATGGCTCCCATGCTGGTGTTGTATCAGAACCACACGTGTTAGATGAAGAGTCGGGACATGAAACAGATGTAATGACTGCCTCATTTTCTTCACAACCACCACTCGCCGACAAACAACTTGAGAGAAGTGATGATGCATTTCATGAGGTCCCTGTTCTTCCTAATATTATTGTCCAGAG GTACGAGGGAGAAAAGTATCTAGAGCAGTTCCATGGAGAAGGTGTGGCATATTTTCAGGGAGGACATGTCTACAAG GGTATGTTTTCAGTAGGAGTCATGCATGGACATGGTCTGTACACATGGGCAGATGGCGTGAAATATGAG GGTGAGTTTGCATTCAATGTGCCCATGGGCCATGGGACATACACCTGGCTGGATGGTAGCTGTTATGAGGGAGAGGTGTGCAGTGGAATCCGCCATGGTGTGGGGACATATAGGTGTGCCAATTCCTCTGTGATATACAGAGGGCAGTGGCATCACAGCAAAAGGCATGGAAAG GGTACAATATACTATAACCAGGAAGCGACGTCCTGGTATGAGGGAGAATTGGTAAACAATaacagagagggatggggagtcCGATG TTACCCCTCTGGGAACCTGTATGAGGGCCAGTGGAGGAACAACGTGAGACATGGAGAGGGCAGGATGAGGTGGCTGCAGCTGGGTCAGCAGTATAGCGGGATATGGGAGAATGGGTTCCAG CATGGACAGGGGACCCACACATGGTTCCTGAGGAGAGTGACAGGCTCTCAGTATCCCCTAAGGAATGAGTACACTGGGGACTTTGTCCAGGGGCTGAGGCATGGCCAGGGCAGCTTCTACTACGCAAGCGGGGCTCTTTACAAAGGAGAGTGGAAGGACAACAAAAAACATGGACAG GGAAAGTTCATTTTTAAAAATGGACGCATATTTGAAGGGGAGTTTGTGGACGACCACATGGCAGAGTTCCCAGCGTTCTGCCTGGATGGTGCGAACACCCCTGATCTGAGTGGGATTAGAACGCACACTCCCCATCCTGAGGACA GTGAATCCCCCAGAAGAGCACCAGGAGGAGACTCAGGCAGTGGTCCAGCCCTGCTTGGGCCTGACATGGCTCTGGACATCACTGCTCTGCTGGAGAACCTCCCAGAGAACCAGAGAGACCTGCAGCTCAAACAG GTGGAATTTGTGGTGCTGAGACACATAGCAGAACTGAGGGCCATCTATAGCTTCTACAGTAGTCTGGGCCATGATCAGTCCCCAGACAATACCTTCTTGCTGTCCCGCCTGCAGCTCTGGAGACTCCTCAAGGATTGCAGCATCCACCAGCAAGGCATCACCCTGGCCCAGGTTGACCGCTACATCTGTG AGGATGTCCCTTCCGAGGACATCCACTCTCCCTTCAGCACCATGCTGCTCAGAAGGTTCCTCAGCTGTGTTGTGGTTCTGGCCTACAACACCTACCATAAGGACATAGA gCCCTCTGATACCATACTGGTTGCATGTTTGTCCAAGCTGATGAGGGAGAACATCATCCCTAATGCCATGAATGTAAAAGGTACAG GGCTGTTGTTCCCCAAACCCATGCATGCTGTGATTGCTGTCAACTACATTGAGAAGTGCTGGGAGATCTACAAGGCCTTCTGCAGAGCCAACCCAACCCCCCTAGCTGACCAAACCATGACTGTCAGGCACTTCATATGGATGTTTAAG GACCTTAGTCTGTTTGATGCTGAGCTGACCACAGGGAAACTCCTAGAGATCCTCTCTGTAGAGAACCCAGCAGCTTACGACCGCTACTACTGCAACCTAGACCTAGAG ATGACGTTCCTGGAGTTCTTTGAGGCGTTGCTGGGCTGTGCAGAGGTTAGCGATCAGAGGGATGGTCAGACCTCCTCAGACAGCCAGATGGAGAGCTGCCCTCTGGCTGACACCCCTGGGGAGAGGACCAGAGACAGCCCTCTACAGAGGTCCTCACAGCGGCATTCCCCTCTGACTGGACCTACTGCAAAGTCATCAAACCCCAACATCTCTCCTGATGTGGGTAGTGTCAAATCACTGGAG ATGGGAAAATCCAAGGAGATTCTCCAGCTGTCTACATCTGAAGAGATGGAGCCCAGACAGAGTCCCAATGCGGCAGGCAACCTCACATCACAGACTGGGG GTGGTGGGTCAGCAACCCACTTGTCagacactgagaggagagaggactcagGTGGGGCTAGATCAGCAGTGGAGGCCAAAGTGTCAAACCACCCTCCCCATGATCATCCCCCCAGCACAG AGCCTGTTGAAGACAGGAGTGGAGCAGGTATGACTTCCTGCCCTGCTGAGACTGAACTGGACAGCTGGGTCCAGAGGACCCACCAGTTCTTTACCCAGAGGTTCTTCCCAGCGTACGAGTACAGCCTGGAGCTGAGGAGGGAGGTGCAGGAAGAGAGGCTGAGGCAGACGGCACTAGCCCGCATCGCTCTGGCTAAGGCTAAGGAAGACGCCAG GTTGAGGGAACAGtgggaggcagaggaggaggagagacggagggaagaagaagaggatgaggaggcaGAGCGAGTAGAAGGGCCAGAGGATGACCTTAACCCGTCTCCAGCGGCTCAGACGCCTGTGGCCTCCACCACCTCTGTGGTCATCACCAAACAGTCGCCTGCCACCGCAGCCAAGAAGAAGAGGAAATAG
- the rsph10b gene encoding radial spoke head 10 homolog B isoform X4, whose translation MAKGDKKKKPEKTTPEQSLSTFLSNGSHAGVVSEPHVLDEESGHETDVMTASFSSQPPLADKQLERSDDAFHEVPVLPNIIVQRYEGEKYLEQFHGEGVAYFQGGHVYKGMFSVGVMHGHGLYTWADGVKYEGEFAFNVPMGHGTYTWLDGSCYEGEVCSGIRHGVGTYRCANSSVIYRGQWHHSKRHGKGTIYYNQEATSWYEGELVNNNREGWGVRCYPSGNLYEGQWRNNVRHGEGRMRWLQLGQQYSGIWENGFQHGQGTHTWFLRRVTGSQYPLRNEYTGDFVQGLRHGQGSFYYASGALYKGEWKDNKKHGQGKFIFKNGRIFEGEFVDDHMAEFPAFCLDGANTPDLSGIRTHTPHPEDSESPRRAPGGDSGSGPALLGPDMALDITALLENLPENQRDLQLKQVEFVVLRHIAELRAIYSFYSSLGHDQSPDNTFLLSRLQLWRLLKDCSIHQQGITLAQVDRYICAEDVPSEDIHSPFSTMLLRRFLSCVVVLAYNTYHKDIEPSDTILVACLSKLMRENIIPNAMNVKGTGLLFPKPMHAVIAVNYIEKCWEIYKAFCRANPTPLADQTMTVRHFIWMFKDLSLFDAELTTGKLLEILSVENPAAYDRYYCNLDLEMTFLEFFEALLGCAEVSDQRDGQTSSDSQMESCPLADTPGERTRDSPLQRSSQRHSPLTGPTAKSSNPNISPDVGSVKSLEMGKSKEILQLSTSEEMEPRQSPNAAGNLTSQTGEPVEDRSGAGMTSCPAETELDSWVQRTHQFFTQRFFPAYEYSLELRREVQEERLRQTALARIALAKAKEDARLREQWEAEEEERRREEEEDEEAERVEGPEDDLNPSPAAQTPVASTTSVVITKQSPATAAKKKRK comes from the exons ATGGCGAAAGGGGATAAAAAGAAAAAACCCGAGAAAACGACTCCCGAACAGTCATTAAGTACATTTTTGTCAAATGGCTCCCATGCTGGTGTTGTATCAGAACCACACGTGTTAGATGAAGAGTCGGGACATGAAACAGATGTAATGACTGCCTCATTTTCTTCACAACCACCACTCGCCGACAAACAACTTGAGAGAAGTGATGATGCATTTCATGAGGTCCCTGTTCTTCCTAATATTATTGTCCAGAG GTACGAGGGAGAAAAGTATCTAGAGCAGTTCCATGGAGAAGGTGTGGCATATTTTCAGGGAGGACATGTCTACAAG GGTATGTTTTCAGTAGGAGTCATGCATGGACATGGTCTGTACACATGGGCAGATGGCGTGAAATATGAG GGTGAGTTTGCATTCAATGTGCCCATGGGCCATGGGACATACACCTGGCTGGATGGTAGCTGTTATGAGGGAGAGGTGTGCAGTGGAATCCGCCATGGTGTGGGGACATATAGGTGTGCCAATTCCTCTGTGATATACAGAGGGCAGTGGCATCACAGCAAAAGGCATGGAAAG GGTACAATATACTATAACCAGGAAGCGACGTCCTGGTATGAGGGAGAATTGGTAAACAATaacagagagggatggggagtcCGATG TTACCCCTCTGGGAACCTGTATGAGGGCCAGTGGAGGAACAACGTGAGACATGGAGAGGGCAGGATGAGGTGGCTGCAGCTGGGTCAGCAGTATAGCGGGATATGGGAGAATGGGTTCCAG CATGGACAGGGGACCCACACATGGTTCCTGAGGAGAGTGACAGGCTCTCAGTATCCCCTAAGGAATGAGTACACTGGGGACTTTGTCCAGGGGCTGAGGCATGGCCAGGGCAGCTTCTACTACGCAAGCGGGGCTCTTTACAAAGGAGAGTGGAAGGACAACAAAAAACATGGACAG GGAAAGTTCATTTTTAAAAATGGACGCATATTTGAAGGGGAGTTTGTGGACGACCACATGGCAGAGTTCCCAGCGTTCTGCCTGGATGGTGCGAACACCCCTGATCTGAGTGGGATTAGAACGCACACTCCCCATCCTGAGGACA GTGAATCCCCCAGAAGAGCACCAGGAGGAGACTCAGGCAGTGGTCCAGCCCTGCTTGGGCCTGACATGGCTCTGGACATCACTGCTCTGCTGGAGAACCTCCCAGAGAACCAGAGAGACCTGCAGCTCAAACAG GTGGAATTTGTGGTGCTGAGACACATAGCAGAACTGAGGGCCATCTATAGCTTCTACAGTAGTCTGGGCCATGATCAGTCCCCAGACAATACCTTCTTGCTGTCCCGCCTGCAGCTCTGGAGACTCCTCAAGGATTGCAGCATCCACCAGCAAGGCATCACCCTGGCCCAGGTTGACCGCTACATCTGTG CAGAGGATGTCCCTTCCGAGGACATCCACTCTCCCTTCAGCACCATGCTGCTCAGAAGGTTCCTCAGCTGTGTTGTGGTTCTGGCCTACAACACCTACCATAAGGACATAGA gCCCTCTGATACCATACTGGTTGCATGTTTGTCCAAGCTGATGAGGGAGAACATCATCCCTAATGCCATGAATGTAAAAGGTACAG GGCTGTTGTTCCCCAAACCCATGCATGCTGTGATTGCTGTCAACTACATTGAGAAGTGCTGGGAGATCTACAAGGCCTTCTGCAGAGCCAACCCAACCCCCCTAGCTGACCAAACCATGACTGTCAGGCACTTCATATGGATGTTTAAG GACCTTAGTCTGTTTGATGCTGAGCTGACCACAGGGAAACTCCTAGAGATCCTCTCTGTAGAGAACCCAGCAGCTTACGACCGCTACTACTGCAACCTAGACCTAGAG ATGACGTTCCTGGAGTTCTTTGAGGCGTTGCTGGGCTGTGCAGAGGTTAGCGATCAGAGGGATGGTCAGACCTCCTCAGACAGCCAGATGGAGAGCTGCCCTCTGGCTGACACCCCTGGGGAGAGGACCAGAGACAGCCCTCTACAGAGGTCCTCACAGCGGCATTCCCCTCTGACTGGACCTACTGCAAAGTCATCAAACCCCAACATCTCTCCTGATGTGGGTAGTGTCAAATCACTGGAG ATGGGAAAATCCAAGGAGATTCTCCAGCTGTCTACATCTGAAGAGATGGAGCCCAGACAGAGTCCCAATGCGGCAGGCAACCTCACATCACAGACTGGGG AGCCTGTTGAAGACAGGAGTGGAGCAGGTATGACTTCCTGCCCTGCTGAGACTGAACTGGACAGCTGGGTCCAGAGGACCCACCAGTTCTTTACCCAGAGGTTCTTCCCAGCGTACGAGTACAGCCTGGAGCTGAGGAGGGAGGTGCAGGAAGAGAGGCTGAGGCAGACGGCACTAGCCCGCATCGCTCTGGCTAAGGCTAAGGAAGACGCCAG GTTGAGGGAACAGtgggaggcagaggaggaggagagacggagggaagaagaagaggatgaggaggcaGAGCGAGTAGAAGGGCCAGAGGATGACCTTAACCCGTCTCCAGCGGCTCAGACGCCTGTGGCCTCCACCACCTCTGTGGTCATCACCAAACAGTCGCCTGCCACCGCAGCCAAGAAGAAGAGGAAATAG
- the rsph10b gene encoding radial spoke head 10 homolog B isoform X1, with protein MAKGDKKKKPEKTTPEQSLSTFLSNGSHAGVVSEPHVLDEESGHETDVMTASFSSQPPLADKQLERSDDAFHEVPVLPNIIVQRYEGEKYLEQFHGEGVAYFQGGHVYKGMFSVGVMHGHGLYTWADGVKYEGEFAFNVPMGHGTYTWLDGSCYEGEVCSGIRHGVGTYRCANSSVIYRGQWHHSKRHGKGTIYYNQEATSWYEGELVNNNREGWGVRCYPSGNLYEGQWRNNVRHGEGRMRWLQLGQQYSGIWENGFQHGQGTHTWFLRRVTGSQYPLRNEYTGDFVQGLRHGQGSFYYASGALYKGEWKDNKKHGQGKFIFKNGRIFEGEFVDDHMAEFPAFCLDGANTPDLSGIRTHTPHPEDSESPRRAPGGDSGSGPALLGPDMALDITALLENLPENQRDLQLKQVEFVVLRHIAELRAIYSFYSSLGHDQSPDNTFLLSRLQLWRLLKDCSIHQQGITLAQVDRYICAEDVPSEDIHSPFSTMLLRRFLSCVVVLAYNTYHKDIEPSDTILVACLSKLMRENIIPNAMNVKGTGLLFPKPMHAVIAVNYIEKCWEIYKAFCRANPTPLADQTMTVRHFIWMFKDLSLFDAELTTGKLLEILSVENPAAYDRYYCNLDLEMTFLEFFEALLGCAEVSDQRDGQTSSDSQMESCPLADTPGERTRDSPLQRSSQRHSPLTGPTAKSSNPNISPDVGSVKSLEMGKSKEILQLSTSEEMEPRQSPNAAGNLTSQTGGGGSATHLSDTERREDSGGARSAVEAKVSNHPPHDHPPSTEPVEDRSGAGMTSCPAETELDSWVQRTHQFFTQRFFPAYEYSLELRREVQEERLRQTALARIALAKAKEDARLREQWEAEEEERRREEEEDEEAERVEGPEDDLNPSPAAQTPVASTTSVVITKQSPATAAKKKRK; from the exons ATGGCGAAAGGGGATAAAAAGAAAAAACCCGAGAAAACGACTCCCGAACAGTCATTAAGTACATTTTTGTCAAATGGCTCCCATGCTGGTGTTGTATCAGAACCACACGTGTTAGATGAAGAGTCGGGACATGAAACAGATGTAATGACTGCCTCATTTTCTTCACAACCACCACTCGCCGACAAACAACTTGAGAGAAGTGATGATGCATTTCATGAGGTCCCTGTTCTTCCTAATATTATTGTCCAGAG GTACGAGGGAGAAAAGTATCTAGAGCAGTTCCATGGAGAAGGTGTGGCATATTTTCAGGGAGGACATGTCTACAAG GGTATGTTTTCAGTAGGAGTCATGCATGGACATGGTCTGTACACATGGGCAGATGGCGTGAAATATGAG GGTGAGTTTGCATTCAATGTGCCCATGGGCCATGGGACATACACCTGGCTGGATGGTAGCTGTTATGAGGGAGAGGTGTGCAGTGGAATCCGCCATGGTGTGGGGACATATAGGTGTGCCAATTCCTCTGTGATATACAGAGGGCAGTGGCATCACAGCAAAAGGCATGGAAAG GGTACAATATACTATAACCAGGAAGCGACGTCCTGGTATGAGGGAGAATTGGTAAACAATaacagagagggatggggagtcCGATG TTACCCCTCTGGGAACCTGTATGAGGGCCAGTGGAGGAACAACGTGAGACATGGAGAGGGCAGGATGAGGTGGCTGCAGCTGGGTCAGCAGTATAGCGGGATATGGGAGAATGGGTTCCAG CATGGACAGGGGACCCACACATGGTTCCTGAGGAGAGTGACAGGCTCTCAGTATCCCCTAAGGAATGAGTACACTGGGGACTTTGTCCAGGGGCTGAGGCATGGCCAGGGCAGCTTCTACTACGCAAGCGGGGCTCTTTACAAAGGAGAGTGGAAGGACAACAAAAAACATGGACAG GGAAAGTTCATTTTTAAAAATGGACGCATATTTGAAGGGGAGTTTGTGGACGACCACATGGCAGAGTTCCCAGCGTTCTGCCTGGATGGTGCGAACACCCCTGATCTGAGTGGGATTAGAACGCACACTCCCCATCCTGAGGACA GTGAATCCCCCAGAAGAGCACCAGGAGGAGACTCAGGCAGTGGTCCAGCCCTGCTTGGGCCTGACATGGCTCTGGACATCACTGCTCTGCTGGAGAACCTCCCAGAGAACCAGAGAGACCTGCAGCTCAAACAG GTGGAATTTGTGGTGCTGAGACACATAGCAGAACTGAGGGCCATCTATAGCTTCTACAGTAGTCTGGGCCATGATCAGTCCCCAGACAATACCTTCTTGCTGTCCCGCCTGCAGCTCTGGAGACTCCTCAAGGATTGCAGCATCCACCAGCAAGGCATCACCCTGGCCCAGGTTGACCGCTACATCTGTG CAGAGGATGTCCCTTCCGAGGACATCCACTCTCCCTTCAGCACCATGCTGCTCAGAAGGTTCCTCAGCTGTGTTGTGGTTCTGGCCTACAACACCTACCATAAGGACATAGA gCCCTCTGATACCATACTGGTTGCATGTTTGTCCAAGCTGATGAGGGAGAACATCATCCCTAATGCCATGAATGTAAAAGGTACAG GGCTGTTGTTCCCCAAACCCATGCATGCTGTGATTGCTGTCAACTACATTGAGAAGTGCTGGGAGATCTACAAGGCCTTCTGCAGAGCCAACCCAACCCCCCTAGCTGACCAAACCATGACTGTCAGGCACTTCATATGGATGTTTAAG GACCTTAGTCTGTTTGATGCTGAGCTGACCACAGGGAAACTCCTAGAGATCCTCTCTGTAGAGAACCCAGCAGCTTACGACCGCTACTACTGCAACCTAGACCTAGAG ATGACGTTCCTGGAGTTCTTTGAGGCGTTGCTGGGCTGTGCAGAGGTTAGCGATCAGAGGGATGGTCAGACCTCCTCAGACAGCCAGATGGAGAGCTGCCCTCTGGCTGACACCCCTGGGGAGAGGACCAGAGACAGCCCTCTACAGAGGTCCTCACAGCGGCATTCCCCTCTGACTGGACCTACTGCAAAGTCATCAAACCCCAACATCTCTCCTGATGTGGGTAGTGTCAAATCACTGGAG ATGGGAAAATCCAAGGAGATTCTCCAGCTGTCTACATCTGAAGAGATGGAGCCCAGACAGAGTCCCAATGCGGCAGGCAACCTCACATCACAGACTGGGG GTGGTGGGTCAGCAACCCACTTGTCagacactgagaggagagaggactcagGTGGGGCTAGATCAGCAGTGGAGGCCAAAGTGTCAAACCACCCTCCCCATGATCATCCCCCCAGCACAG AGCCTGTTGAAGACAGGAGTGGAGCAGGTATGACTTCCTGCCCTGCTGAGACTGAACTGGACAGCTGGGTCCAGAGGACCCACCAGTTCTTTACCCAGAGGTTCTTCCCAGCGTACGAGTACAGCCTGGAGCTGAGGAGGGAGGTGCAGGAAGAGAGGCTGAGGCAGACGGCACTAGCCCGCATCGCTCTGGCTAAGGCTAAGGAAGACGCCAG GTTGAGGGAACAGtgggaggcagaggaggaggagagacggagggaagaagaagaggatgaggaggcaGAGCGAGTAGAAGGGCCAGAGGATGACCTTAACCCGTCTCCAGCGGCTCAGACGCCTGTGGCCTCCACCACCTCTGTGGTCATCACCAAACAGTCGCCTGCCACCGCAGCCAAGAAGAAGAGGAAATAG